One Nicotiana tomentosiformis chromosome 1, ASM39032v3, whole genome shotgun sequence genomic window, ATTGATagttcaattactttatcacatgatgaaaatacaGTTATTAACAAGATAAATctactatacagttccatggaatcgaccaagtcACATTTCTCACGGTGCATGCCCGCACGCcggtcacttggcatgtgcgtcacctcaacaccaatcatattgCCCAAAATTTAGGGTTTCGAACCATCagagccaagtttagaagtgttacttacctcaatccgagcaatctatACTCCAACACACCTTTATCTCACAAATCGGCCTACAGATGTCCCGAATCTAGCCTcaaacagtacaatacaatcaatatgggccaaaggaatcaattccataaggaaatactaagttATAAGTCAAACGTCAAAATTCGGCCCAAAGCCGGCCCCtagacccacgtctcaaaatccgacaaaagccaaaaaacccgaaagcccattcaaccacgattccaaccatacaaattttatcaaaatctgataccaaatcgccactcaaatccccaaatcaaactctccaaatccctaacctcaaaccCCAAACAttcacctcaaaaccacacaatcttggtgggaaaatcaatgggaaaacaagattattgatcaaaaacgagcacaagggacttacctcaagaataccCTCGAAAACACTCTGAAAAATTGCCTTAGACCAATCTCAAAATGTTAAAATAAAGCCAAAATCGTGAACGCTTgtatttatatgttctgcccagacattccgcttctgcggcgtcatAGAAGCGTCCTCTCAACCGCATCTTCggttccttccgcttctgcggtccctcaACTCActcctgcggactcgcttctgcgagcgatcaatccgcttctgcgaaatcaGCTCCCCTCTCAACTCCTGCTTCTGCGTTCccatcttcgcatctgcggccacgcAGGTGCAGAAAATCCTTCGCACCTGTGGCCCCTGCTCACACCCCTCCAAACTCCACACCTGCGAAACCCAGCTCGTACCTGCAATCAAAGCTCCACGAGCGCGGATACACCAACAGAATTCCAACTTTAGTAgtcttcaacttcaaaccttgaTCTGAAAACCATTCAAAAtcaacccaaggcccccgggacctcaaccaaatataccaacaagtcttaaaacctcatacgaacttagtcgagacctcaaatcacctcaaacaacatcaaaaacacgaattgcaccccaatttaagcctaatgaatttGAACTTCCAATATCTACAAATgacactgaaacctatcaaatcacatccgattgaccccaaattttgcacacaagtcacaaatgacaccacagacctactccaactcccgaaaaccccaatccgaccctgatatcaaaaagtccactaccggtcaaacattccaaatatccaacttttgtcatttcaagcttaattcaactacggacatccaaatcacaatccggacacactcctaagcccaaaatcacccaatggagctaacggaaccatcaaaactctattccggagccgTTTACTCATAtatcaacatccgatcaacctttacAACTTAAGCTCCCAACcctgagactaagtgtctcaaatcatTCCAAAATTTCTCTAGACCCAAACCGACTAACTCGACAAGACATATAACAATTGTAAAGAACAAAGTGAGAAGTAAATGGATGAACGATGccacaactctcaaaatgaccagccgggtcattacatcctccccctcttaaacaagcgttcgtcctcgaatgggtctagaaacatacccggGGTCttaaataggtatggatatttgcGTCGCATCTctcgctcgatctcccaagtagcaTCCTCAACTGACTGACCTCTCCAtgacaccttcactgaagctatatcctttgaccttaaGATCCGAACTTGTTGATCCATAATGGCCACcggttccacatcataagtcaaatcaccatccaactgaactgtgctgaaatccaaaacatgagacggatcgccgacatacttctggTGCATAGAAATAtgaatactggatgcacactcgataaactaggtggcaaggcaagcttgtaagccacctctccaatcctctaagTGCCTCAAATGACCTAATGTACCGAGGGCTCttcttacccttcttcccgaatctcataacaccctttatgggtgagaCCTTAAGCAGAACCTTcaccccaaccatgtaagaaacatcaaGAACCTTCtgatcggcgtaactcttcttcctagactgagCCGTGTGAAGCCGatactgaatcaatttaaccttgtccaatgcatcttgaaccaagtcagtacccagtagcctagcctcacccggcttaaACCAAACCACCGGAGATCGACACTGTCTCCTATACAAaaccttatatggagccatctgaatgctcgactggtagttgttgttgtaggcaaactccacaagcggcAGAAATGGAACCCATAAACCCCCAAAATTagtgacacaagcgcgtagcatgtccttCAATATCTTAATAGtttgctcggactgtccgtctgtttgagggtcaaatgttgtgctcaactcaacctgggtacccAAATCTcgttgcacggctctccaaaactacaatgtgaactgcgtgccccgatctgaaatgatggacactgccacaccatgaaggcggacaatctctcggatgtaaatctcagccaacctctctgaagaataagtagtcccaactggaatgaagtgcgcggacttggtcaactgatccaaaaacacccaaatagcatcgaacttcctcgaagtccgtgggagcccaactataaaatccatggtgatctgctcccatttccactctagaatctctatcctatgaagcaatccgcccggtctctgatgctcatactttacatgCTGACAGttaagacaccgagctacaaacctcactatttccttcttcattctcctccacgaatactgctgcctcaagtcctggtatatcttcgtggcacctggatgaatagaataccgcgaactgtgggcctcctcaagaatcaactcacgtaaaccatctacattgggcacacatatctggccctgCATTATCAACACCCCATCATATCTAGTAGTATctctggcatcaccatgctgaaccttatccttgaggacaagaaaatgaggatcattatactggtgctctctgatgcgatcaaataaagaagaccgagaaaccacacaagctagaacccgactgggctctgaaatatctaatctcacaaacaggttggctaaggcctaaacatcaacTGCaggaggtctctcaccaacaagaaTGAATGCAAGGATACCCATACTCACTGTCTTACTattcaaggcatcagccaccatattggcctttcccgggtgatacagaa contains:
- the LOC138908494 gene encoding uncharacterized protein — translated: MLRACVTNFGGLWVPFLPLVEFAYNNNYQSSIQMAPYKVLYRRQCRSPVVWFKPGEARLLGTDLVQDALDKVKLIQYRLHTAQSRKKSYADQKVLDVSYMVGVKVLLKVSPIKGVMRFGKKGKKSPRYIRSFEALRGLERWLTSLPCHLVYRVCIQYSYFYAPEVCRRSVSCFGFQHSSVGW